The Pandoraea apista genomic interval TGCTGATAGTGATCGAGCATCATCTTGTGCGTCTCGCGGCCGATGCCCGACTTTTTGTATCCGCCGAACGCAGCATGTGCCGGATAGAGGTGATAGCAGTTGGTCCACACGCGTCCCGCCTGAATGCCGCGGCCCATGCGGTACGCGCGATTGATGTCGCGTGTCCACACCCCTGCACCCAGACCGAACTCGGTGTCGTTGGCGATGGCGAGCGCTTCGGCTTCGTCCTTAAATGTCGTCACGCCGACCACCGGGCCGAAGATCTCTTCCTGGAACACGCGCATGCGGTTCTCACCCTTGAGCAGCGTCGGCTGAATGTAGAAGCCCGACGCCAGCGGGCCGTCCAGCATCTCGATGCCGCCGCCGGTCAGGATTTGTGCGCCTTCCTTGCGCGCCAGATCGAGGTAGGTGAGGATCTTGTCGAACTGCTGTTGCGACGCCTGCGCGCCAATGGCCGTTTCCGTGTCGAGCGGATCGCCGCGCTTGATGCGTGCGACCCGGGCCATTACCACTTCCATGAAGGGCTCGTAGATCGATTCCTGCACGAGCGCGCGAGACGGGCAGGTGCAGACCTCACCCTGATTCAGGAAGCCCAGCACGAGGCCTTCAGCGGCCTTCTCGATGAACTCGGGCTCGCCACGCATGACATCGTCGAAGAAGATGTTCGGCGACTTGCCGCCCAACTCGACCGTGCTCGGAATCAGATTGGCGGCGGCCCGCGACAGAATGTGCCCGCCGACGGGCGTTGACCCGGTGAAAGCGATCTTGGCGATGCGCCGGCTCGTTGCCAGTGCTTCACCGGCTTCCTTGCCGAAACCCTGAACGATGTTGAGCACCCCCGGCGGCAGCAGATCGCCGACGAGTTCGGCGAACAGCGTAATCGAAAGCGGCGTTTGCTCGGCCGGCTTGAGCACTACGCAGTTGCCAGCGGCGAGCGCCGGGGCGAGCTTCCACGCGGCCATCAGCAGCGGGAAATTCCACGGAATGATCTGACCAACGACACCCAGCGGTTCATGGAAATGATAGGCGGCCGTGTGCTCGTCGATCTCTGCGGCCGTTCCTTCCTGTGCGCGGATACACCCGGCGAAGTAGCGGAAGTGGTCGATCGCCAGCGGCAGGTCGGCGGCGAGAGTCTCGCGCACCGGCTTGCCGTTATCCCATGTCTCGGCCACGGCGAACCGCTCAAGTTGCGCTTCGAGACGGTCGGCGATTTGCAACAGAATGCGCGAGCGCGCCTGTACCGACGTCTTTCCCCACTTCGGCGCCGCCGCATGGGCTGCGTCGAGCGCAAGCTCGATATCGGCGCCGTTGGAGCGGGGGAATTCGGCGATGATGCCGCCGGTGACGGGCGAGGTATTGACGAAATAACGACCTTCCAATGGTGGAACGAACCTGCCGCCGATGTAATTCTCGTAACGCGTTTGCAAAGACAGCAAGGCACCGGGCGTGCCGGGTGGGGCGTATCGCATGTTGTGTCTCCGGATATTGTCGTATCGGTGGTGCTGTGACCACATGGGGCAATAAGCAATTCGCGGGCCACCTGCGGCACATCCAGTCTCCATGCGGGGAACGGGCGTGGGGCGGCGCTTGCGTGTCACGGATCTGTGACACCTTTGTCTCGCGCCGTGACACCGGTTGTCTCGCCGATGTGACAGGCAATCGCTTCGTGCCAGCCGATTGACATAGCGCATTGCAATCGCCCCCGGCATGCGACATGCTTCGGGAACGACTACGAGATCATCCGGCACGGGGGAGACGACCAATGCCAGCCAAT includes:
- a CDS encoding aldehyde dehydrogenase family protein; translation: MRYAPPGTPGALLSLQTRYENYIGGRFVPPLEGRYFVNTSPVTGGIIAEFPRSNGADIELALDAAHAAAPKWGKTSVQARSRILLQIADRLEAQLERFAVAETWDNGKPVRETLAADLPLAIDHFRYFAGCIRAQEGTAAEIDEHTAAYHFHEPLGVVGQIIPWNFPLLMAAWKLAPALAAGNCVVLKPAEQTPLSITLFAELVGDLLPPGVLNIVQGFGKEAGEALATSRRIAKIAFTGSTPVGGHILSRAAANLIPSTVELGGKSPNIFFDDVMRGEPEFIEKAAEGLVLGFLNQGEVCTCPSRALVQESIYEPFMEVVMARVARIKRGDPLDTETAIGAQASQQQFDKILTYLDLARKEGAQILTGGGIEMLDGPLASGFYIQPTLLKGENRMRVFQEEIFGPVVGVTTFKDEAEALAIANDTEFGLGAGVWTRDINRAYRMGRGIQAGRVWTNCYHLYPAHAAFGGYKKSGIGRETHKMMLDHYQQTKNLLVSYDINPLGFF